GAATAAACACCATGTAGCCCGAGGTGGGGTTGGGGGTTGTGGGGACAAACACGTTGTACATGCGCATGCCGTCTGCCGCCAAAGACTGACCGGTGACAAAGCCGATGGTCCAGATCCCCTCGGCAGGATACTGAAGGAAAATCACCTTCTGAAATTCTTTCCGGCGGGATGAGCCGATGATTTCCACGATCTGCCGGGAAACCGTGTATAAACTCCCCAGAATGGGCAATTTGGACAGGCGCTTTTCGATGCGCTCAAACATTTTTTTTCCCAGCCAGTGGTTCACAAAGGCACCCAGGAGGAATATGATGAGAAAGGTGGCAATAAAACCGATGCCGGGAATGTAAAAGGGAAGAATTTCCCGGATATAACGGCCAAAAATATTATCGATAAAGCCAAAAATAAACTGAAAGGTAAAAATGGTAATTCCCAGGGGGATGGCCACGAGGAGGCCGGAAATAAAGGCTGTTTTGACATTCTGTCTTTTGAACAGGTTTTTCCACATGCTCATGGGATATTTACTCTCCTTCGCTGATACGTTCCGGATGTTCCGGGCACGTTTTCGGGATTTTCTCTCCTTTTTTAGAATAGGGACCGGGACAAAGGTCACACAAGCCGCAGATTTCACAGCGTGGATTCCGGGCGGTACATACGGCCCGGCCATGGTCAATAATCATATGATTCCACTTGATCCAGTGTTCCCGGGGGAGGATTTTCTGCAGATCAAATTCCACCTTTACCGGATCGGTATGCCGGGTAAAACCCAGGTGTCGGGAGATCCTTCCCACATGGGTATCCACCACAATGCCCGGCTGATGATAGGCCACTCCCAAAATCACATTGGCCGTTTTCCGTCCCACACCCGGCAGGCTGACCAGTTCCTCCAGGGTATGGGGGACTTCCCCCTTGTATTTATCTACAATCATTTGGGATGCGGCCAGAATATGTTTCGCCTTGTGGTTAAAAAAGCCGGTGGACCGGATGACGTCGATCAATTCAGGGAGGGGTGCCTGTGCCATGTCTTCGGGAGTATTCCAGCGCCTGAAAAGTTCGGGGGTGACTTTATTCACCCGTTCATCGGTACACTGGGCCGAAAGAATGGTTGCCACCATCAGCTGGAAAGCATCCACATGGAGCAGCGAACAGGCACTGGCAGGATACATGCGGTACAGGCGATGGATAATCTTTTCCGCTCTGCGCTGTTTGGATTCACGGCTTTCGGTGTCCTTCTGTAAATTCACTTTATCATCCCTTCGGTTTCGTCGTAAATTAGCAAGGATAGAAAGGAAAGCCTAAAAATTAATACACCATGAATCTTGACCTTTTACAGCATTTTCTCGAAGAAACCCCCTTGCTGAACATGCATGACGCCACCCTTTTTGCGTTGAATGAAAAGCACCGGTGGGATAAAGCCGATCCGGAAACCCGTACCCGGCAGATCTATGAATTTGTCCGGGATACCATCGCCTACGGGTTTCCCAAAAAACCCTTTCAACCGGCATCGGAAGTTTTATCCGCCGGGTATGGGATGAGTGTTTCCAAAAGCATCCTCCTGATGGCCCTGCTGCGGTATGTTCACATGCCCTGCCGATTTCACGGCTTCCTCATCAAAAAAGAGTTCCTCCGGGGCATTCCCGAAGATTCGGTCTATAAAAAAATCCCCCCTCTGCTGGTCCACGCCTGGGTGGAAGTCCTCCTGGATGACCGCTGGATTATCCTGGAAGGTGCCACCCTTCCCAAGGCCTTCATCGAAAAACAGGCAGCGAAAATTCCCTTCGGGACCGGTGAATTCAACGGATTGGGACTGGGTGTCCACGAACTGGATAACCTTTTGTACGAATGGACGGGGAAACATACCTATATCCAGCGGAATGCCATCCTGCGGGATTATTCTGTCTTCAACGCCCCGGATCACTATCAGATGGTTTTCGGAAACGAACTGAAAAAAATCCGGACCTATTATCCCGGAAAACGGCTGATCAAAAAGCTGAACAAACACCTGAATGCCCTCCACCCGGCGTAACACATCCTCACAGACCTCCCCCATCCCCGGAAAAACATTCCTGTTGACCTTCCTTCAGGGCCTGAGTATCTTACCATGCAGGCAGTCGTAGAAGAGAGGAGAACCGATGATTATAGGAACGACTGTTAAGCAGACACGGCAGACCACCCGGTCTTTTTTTATCAGACACATCAAAACAAAGGGACACTTTATATGGATTTAAAGCGCGCTTTAGGCATTGACCCGGACGGAGGGATTCAGCTGAATCATTCCGAACGACTGATCCAATACATCAATTTAAAACTGGCAGCCCTGGGGGAACCGGTCTTCGGAACCCTTCACGATAAGGAGTTCATTGAGCTGGCCCGGGATCTCATCTACAATCACCAGGAGAAAAACCGCCTTCTGTCCAATTACCTGTGTCCGGCGGATCAGCGTATTCAGAATTTCATCAACAACTATTTCAGCGACACCGATGAGGAGTGTTCCGTCCGGATCCCGTCAGACACCTTTATCCTGGATCATCACGGCATTGCCCGCATGTTGTCCATCCCGCCCGATGAAAATGAATATCACAACGGGCCGGTGTCGTCCTACCGGATCGAGCAGGGAATCCTCCATAATCCCAGGCACGACCGGCGGACCACCAAGGGAGTTTTTCATGTAAGCGAAGGAGGCCTGCCCATCCCCGATGATAAAAAGGCGGTGCCTAAAGAGACCTTCCGGCGCATTTTAAAGAAGGCCCTGGATGTTCCCAAAGAGATCATGGAGCTGCCCTTTACTGCCTCCCAGGATGAAAAGGCCTACGTGTGGACCTCCCTCCTGCTCCGGCCCACCGTGGTTCCGAAAGTCCCGGGATATAATGCCCGGAAAAGCATGGAAATCCGGTTTTTCGCCCCGGGTTGTCTGGTAAGCAACCTGGATTTTGTGGAATCCATTTTTGGAAATGCCGGAGACCCCTACCTTCCCCAGAATGATGCCGCGTTGGATATTGACCACTGGACGGGACACACAGGCTGTGTGATCCTGGCACCCCATCTGAACAGTCTGACCAAAAAGGAGATGGGACTTCCACCGGTGGATAAAGCCACCAAGCGGCAAAAGCGGGACGGCATGTGCTGGGAAAAGGAGGATGAACTCTACAACGACGGCCAGCCCTTTAAAATTACAGCCCGGACCGATGAAGGGGTGATTTTGACCATCATTTCGGATAATTACTTCGGATATTCCAAAAAAGAGGTCAAAACCCAGATCAGTTTTTCAGCCAACCTGTATGGGAATTCGGAGGAGGAACACGCCGGCGGGGCCCTGGTTTTTCCCACCTATGACCTGGGGGATGAATTCCGGGACGACAACCTGATTCCCCATAACGGGCTGACATTCAGCGAGATGGCATCCATGTACAAGGAGATTATGGAGGAAAAACCGGAAGGATACGCCGTCGATAAAACCTATCCCGAAATCAAGTATGTCCCGGAGGATATTCAGATCAACCTGAAAGAACAGGCCATCCGCTGGAAGAAAGGGAAAAAGCCCCAGACATTAAAACTCCTTCCGGATCATATCTACCTGATGCCGTCGGGTTACCAGATCCGGATGATCAAACAGCAGGATGCCCCCTTTTGGCAGTTGATCGGCACGGTGGCGGAAGGGACCTTCATCCACAAGCCCTGTACCGTCTCCGGCGGCGGCAAATCGGAAATATCCAAATCCATCGCCAATTCCATCATCTACGGTCCCTTTTTCGTGGCAGATGTCCGGAAAGATTTCAAATTGCTGGATGAAATCATCAAAAAGGATTATTCCACCCGTTTCAAGGATCCCAAGCGCAAAGATGACCGGCCATTTCTGGATCCGGAGCGCTCCATGGGATCGGTCATCAAGCTGCTGACACCCTCGGGAAAATACACGGATGAGTACAACAAATGGCTGCGCTCTATCCCCATGTACGTAAAGGGACTGGTTTTCATCGTCAAACGCTTTTATAAACAGGAATGGGGGGATAACTGGCGCGAACATTTTACGGTGGACAGTGTGAACGGCAAACCGGGGAATGAGCTCCGGCTCCGGAACCACCGCCTGTATGCCGCCTATCTGCGGGTGGGATTTGAAAAGGACGGAAGCTGGCGGACCTACAAGCTGCGGCAGGATTTTGTAGGGGCCCATAAATTGCAGATGGAGGATGATATCAGCGCCTCGACGGTGGTCCCTGCCCGGGAGTTGAATTACCTGAACCCGGATTACGACAATCCCAGCGTGAAAATCACGGAAAACTGCGAATTCCGCTTTTTCCAGCGGCCGGACGAGGCGATCAACCGGGGGTACGACAAGCAGGCCGAGGCGGATCTGGCCAAACCCAATACCTTTATTTCCAATTTCCAGCCCCTTACGCCTGAAGATGCCCGGGAAATCATGGATAATGCCATCCTTTTTGACAAATACACCGAACCCATGAAAAAAATCATCCGAAAAGCAGCCCGGAATCCGGAAGGAACCTATTTTGTGAGTTCCTCCCATCCCCGGATTGTGAATGGAAAACCGGGCAAGAATGTCCGCTATCTGCAGGACCGGCCCGATATTCTGAATCCCCGGGAACGTTACCTGGCCCAGATGGGGATCCGCCTGTACCGGAAGATTCCGGCAGATTCACCGGTCTATTTCCCTGTGAATACGGTCCTCCCCGGCCGGCGGAACAATCCTCCGGAACCGGGCATCCGGCCCCTGGCGGTGTATAATCCCATCCATTACCAGGAGCTGCCGGAACTCTTTATGGATTTCATCTGCAGCCTGACGGGGAAATCCCCCTCCACCACAGGTGCCGGTTCGGAAGGCGCCCTGACCAAAGCCCCCTTCAATGCCCTGGTCCCTACGTCGGATTTGAACAATGCCCTGGTTTCCTTTATTCTCACGGGATACGACGGATTTACCACGGCGGCAGGATATGTGGGACCCAAATACCGGGTGGATCACGATATCAGTCTGCTGGTCCCGGAAATCTGGTGCCGCCTGAAGGTGAAGGAGCGGGATCCGGAATACCTGAAAAGCAACGGATACCTGGAGAAAATCCGGGATTTCAAACACAAGGGCAAAATGGTTTATGCCAGCCGGCTGGGATACCGGATTACGGAAAAATTCGTTCAGGACTTTTTCGGGCGGGTGTTTGAAGACCCCCATACCGTTTTCAACGAAGAGATGCTGAAACCCGAGCTCCAGAGTATGGATGATTATGTGGATGGTATATTGAACATCACGGAATCCCAGGAGCGGGTGGCCAAATCGTACTTCAACGACGGAAGCGTGGCCGCTGCGTGTCCGCCCCTCAAGGCTTTGCTGGATATCATGGTCTACGGAAACCACCAGGGCAAAACCCTGGACGATCCGGAGATCCGGAAGATGTTCACCGAAGAGTACCTGCTGAACAGCGAGTGGTACCGGGAACGGCTGATGAACAAACAACTGACGGACATCGCCCACTGGCAGCAGCACATCAGTTATCTGAAACATTTCCTTAAGAAAACCAATTACACGGATGAAGCCGACCGCCTGGGCATCCGGGAGCGCCTGGACCGGGCCACCGAAATGCTGGAGCGTGTAAAATCGCCCTTTTACCTGAAGCGCCTGAAAGGGACGTTGGGGGCGGATATGATTTTTAAGGAATGAAGAATGATGAATGATGAATGATGAATTGAATGATAAATGATGAATTGAATGATGAATGATGAATGATGAGTTGGCAGTCGAAAGTCCAAAGTCGAAAGTCGAAAGTCGATAGTCAGTAGCGAGGGACGAGGTACGAGGAGCGAGGGGTGAGGGGCGAGCCCCGTGAAATACGCTTCGCTGATTTCACAGGGTAGGGACAAAGAAGGCTGGGGATTGGTGATTAGGAACTAGGGACTGGATAAAAAGGTTAAGGTTGCATCTCGATACAATCCGCCCATATGAATGGGCGGATCACTCGATGACCGAGGTTGAGGTTTAGCTTGGTTGGGGGCATCAATTGATCTACGTGACCCAATTCATCCCGTGAAATTCCCAATCTTGATTGGGAGCCCTATTTCACGGGATTCATCATTCAATCATTCCGGGCTCTGCGGGAGGATAAGCTCAAACTCAGAATATTCCTTTCAAACAATTTTTCATCCAATTGATTTAATTTGCCTGAAGATTTCATGTTTCTTTTTTTTGGCTTCTTCAAGGTCATAATCGGCTTGTAAGCCAAGCCAGAATTTAGCAGAGTTTCCGAAATATGCACTGAAGCGCAGGGCTGTATCGGCGGTGATACTGCGGAACCCTTTTAATATTTGTGAAATCCGGGTCTGGGGAATTTTTGTCTCTTTTGCACAGCGATACGCAGAGATATTCAGGGGTTTTAAAAACTCCTCCTTCAGAATTTCTCCGGGGTGAATATTTGAAAGTTTTTCCATCATCCTGACCTCCCTCATGTATGATAGTCTATAATCTCCACATCACATACCTGATGATCAGCCCATCTGAACACAATTCTCCATTGATCATTTATTCTGATACTGTAAGCATTTTTCCGATTCCCTTTCAGTTTTTCAAGTCTGTTCGAAGGGGGAATTCTTATATCATTCAAAGAATGAGAGTTGTTCAGCATCCTCAGTTTTCGTCTGCCGATGTGTTGTATCTCATCAGGTATTTTTTTTACACGTTCTCCTCTCCAAATTTTTTCAGTCTCTTTTGAAGCGAAGGATACAATCATATTAACGTTCTGCGTTACTAACGCTAAAGGTAATTAATAGTTTCAAAAAATGCCAGTCGAAAGTCGAAAGTCGAAAGTCGTTAGTCGGCAGCCTGCCCTGTGGAATGAGCGAAGCGTATTTCACAGGGTCGAAAGTCGAAAGTCAGTGACGCGTGACGCGTGACGAGTAACAAGTGGTTTTTGTGGAATAATTATTGTTTATTGTGATATTTATTAGTATAAATTAGTTAAGTGTATAAAACGGGGATTTGTTTTGAAATCGCACAAGGATTTGGATGTTTGGAAAAGAAGTGAGGAAGTGACGAGGGGGTAGGGATTAGGCATTGGTGACTAGTGACTAGGTTTGGTTCCGTGCGTCGATTAACCACTCAACCAAATTCATCATTCAGCAATTCAATTCATCCCGTGAAATTCCCAATCTTGATTGGGAGCCCTATTTCACGGGATCATAATTCATAATTCTTAATTCAATTCATAATTCTTAATTAAATTCATAATTCTTAATTCTTCATTCATCATTCATTTATCAATCTCCTCGTCAAATAAACAGGCAAATAATATCTTTTTCCGGCAATGTGTACATTTCGACTGCTCAGGATAATACTTTTTTCCGGATGATAGCGTTCTTCAAAAACTTTCAGACTTTTTGCTTTTGTATTGATTCCTGATTTCACTTCAACAGGGATAATTCCCTGTAAGGTATGGAGAAGAAACTCAATTTCGGAGGTTCTTCCTTCCCAGCAGAAAAGTTCTTTTATTCCCATAGAAACAAGTTCCTGCGCGACAAAATTTTCGGCGATATAGCCTTTATACCGTCCGAATTCCATATTATAAAGGACTGCCGGAGACAGACGGTTCATGGCACCCAGGAGTCCCACGTCGAACAGATACAGTTTGAACCGGTTTTCCGCCATCTGTCCAGACAGAGGTCTTTCCGCGGTATGAATAATAGATGTCTTCAGAATCAGTCCCGCTTTTTCAAGCCAGTTCATGGGAGCGGACAGTTGTTCATACCCTCTGAATCCGGGTATGGCATCTTTAAATTTAAATTTTGGTGCGGATCCGTCCTGTGTTCTTGCAAGTTGAGCAGGGACATTTCGCCACAATCTTTCAATATGCATGGCATTGATTTCACCGCTGTGTTTGGCGATATCTGCCATATAGGTATCCAGCAGATCATGTTGAACGTCCCGCACCTTTTGAAAAGCAAGGTACAAATTATCCTGAAATTGTCTGTATGTATCCACAACTTCCGGGAGTCCGCCTGTAATCAGATAGTGTTTCCACAGTTCCCATACTCTGTTGTGGAGCCATTCAGGCAGGGGTTCGGTCCGTGAATGATTTTTTAAGTAATTCAGAAGTTGTTCATTTCCACTCCCCAGAAGAAACTCCTCAAAGTTCATTGGACAGAGGTCCAAAAAGGTGACTTTTCCAACGGGGAAAGACTCTCCGCTCAGTCCCACCCCCAACAGGGAACCGGCGGCACAAACAGCCATTTGGGGCATTTTTTCATAAAAATACTTCAGACTTGTAAGGGCATTGGGAGCGTGTTGAATCTCGTCAAAAATGAGTAAATCTGTTTCAGGATGAATCAGTCCATCCAAAAAGAGTTGAATTTCATTCAGGATTCTGGCAGGATTCAGGTCTTTATCAAATATTTTCGTTGCCGTTGGATATTCTTCAAAATTCAGGACATGAACATTTGGAAACTCTTTTTGACCAAATTCTTTCAGGAGATATGTTTTTCCCACCTGTCGCGCCCCCCGTAGGATGAGAGGTTTTCTTTCTGTTTTATTTTTCCATTGAATAAGATTTGATAAACGACTTCGAAGCATCCCGCACCTCATGATTTTTGTCAAGGAATAATACGTGTATTATCACAATTTTTGCAAGGAATATTTTGCGTTTGTTGGTATTTTATGCAAGGAATGTGGGGCAGTCGAAAGTCGAAAGTTGAAAGTCGAAAGTCGAAAGTCCAAAGTCGTTAGTCAACAGTCGGCAGCCTGCCCTGTGGAATGAGCGAAGCGTATTTCACAGGGTCGAAAGTCGAAAGTCGTTAGTCGTTAGTCGGCAGCCCGCCCCGTGAAATGAGCGAAGCGTATTTCACAGGGGATTGGGGAAGTGACGCGTGACGAGGAACAAGGGGGGTGCGTGTGTCTATTGATGGTTATATTTTTGGCAGAGGGCTGGCACGAGCACGGTTACTGAGTGTAGTCGAAGTATGCTCGTGCCCTACGTTCTTTTCCAGGTTAACCTAAAACAAAATGTAGGGAACAGGCATGCCTGTTCCAGTCTTTGTGTACGTATCGAGATGCCGGACATCGAGTAGAACGCCGCCAGGCGATTGAATGATTATGTAAACATGCATTGGCATTGCAAGATTACATAAAATATCCCCGAAAACGGGGATAAGAAAGCGACTGGTTTCGAGAGCTTATGCTCTCTGACAGAGAAGCTTGGCAACTCATACCAGACGCAATGATTTAAAGTGTAAAACAATATAATAATACTAATCTATAAATTCAGCCACTTTTTTAAGACTGACACCGATTTTTGATGTTTTTCATGAGACATTCTTGAGATGTTTAAAAATTTCCATTGGACGGACGGTAAATCTTTAACATGCGGGATGTTTAACAAATCCCATTCGGGTTTATTTTCCTTTACAGACAAGATAAAGCGCTTATCTGATTCATTAAAAGCTATTTTCAACTAATTTATTAAGTCCTATCGTGAGAATAATGGCAAAAAGCACAGATCAATATCAATAGAGAGGCGTGGCATATTTCTGACAAAGAAATTTATTGCGGTCCCTCCTTTTAATGCTAAGGCCTTCTCACTGCCAATCAGGGGTAAAATTTTCAACAACAAAGATGCTTTTTGATAATATAATTCATCAATCATTTACATACTCTTCCGGGACAGTTATAAGAAATTCTTTATCCAGTTTTCCATTTTTAATGATTTGCCTTTTTCCGGAGCCCAAATGTATAAGATCTGTTTCCAGTTCATCAAACCAGGGATAATGGAGGCGTTTCGCCATAAACATGAACAGCCGGTTCACTTTGACCGAGGTACAGGAATTCAGTAGTGCTTGCATCACAGTAGGCCGCAGTGATGGAAGCATTTCCATCAGTTTAATGGCTTCATCAAACCCTTGTCTGTCCGGAATCAGATATAATATTTCCAGAAGGGCTCTTTCATTCGAGGAGATTTTGAAAGAATACTCATTTCTTTCAAAAGAAGTAAAAGAATCCTTAACTGAATAATCCAAAAAATTTGTCCGGATGAATTCAAATCGCCACGTTTTTTTATGGTTAAGAAACCACTCCGGCAGGTTTTCCTTCACAGGCGAAAACAGATATACTGTTTCCTGATTTAATTGGATATAGTGCGATATGCCCTGTAAAGACAGAGATGTTTTCCCCCCGCAATGAATATTCTTACCTAACTGTTGCTGAACCGCAGCCAGGGAACCAAGGCAATCAACTGTATCATGATATTTTTTAAAAGCACCGTTTCCCACACGTTCTATCCATGAACTTCTTACATAATGTTGGACAAGATCACTGTTGTATCCAAGCTTATTCAAATATGATTGGGTATAAACCAGACCATTGGGCCATTCAGAGATGAGAGAGTTTATTTTTGTTCTATTTCTTGTAGTCATGCTACGATTATACTATTTATATTAAACTATTTCAAAGAAAAAAGTCGACAATCGACAGTCGAAAGTCAAAAGTCGAAAGTCGAAAGTCGAAAGTAGCGAGGTGCGAGGTGCGAGGTGCGAGAAAGTGACGCGTGACGCGTAACGCGTAACAAGGGGGTGCGTGTGTCAAGTCCCCTCTGGAGAGGGGATTTAGGGGTGTGTAGGAGAGTAACGCGTGACGCGTGACGCGTGACGAGAGGGTTGGGAGCGTCAATAGACGGTGAGGGCGAAAAAGTCCCCTCTTGAGAGGGGATTTAGGGGTGTGTAAGGCGGCGAAGCCGCAAGGAGCGAGGGGCGAGGAAGGCTGGCACT
This window of the Candidatus Neomarinimicrobiota bacterium genome carries:
- a CDS encoding DUF502 domain-containing protein, whose protein sequence is MSMWKNLFKRQNVKTAFISGLLVAIPLGITIFTFQFIFGFIDNIFGRYIREILPFYIPGIGFIATFLIIFLLGAFVNHWLGKKMFERIEKRLSKLPILGSLYTVSRQIVEIIGSSRRKEFQKVIFLQYPAEGIWTIGFVTGQSLAADGMRMYNVFVPTTPNPTSGYMVFIPWEDAVDTRLTIEEGLKMLISGGMVSPPRMPFPGKKRLTVHQDLNPDRGTDSLKTPDEKGDES
- the nth gene encoding endonuclease III; its protein translation is MNLQKDTESRESKQRRAEKIIHRLYRMYPASACSLLHVDAFQLMVATILSAQCTDERVNKVTPELFRRWNTPEDMAQAPLPELIDVIRSTGFFNHKAKHILAASQMIVDKYKGEVPHTLEELVSLPGVGRKTANVILGVAYHQPGIVVDTHVGRISRHLGFTRHTDPVKVEFDLQKILPREHWIKWNHMIIDHGRAVCTARNPRCEICGLCDLCPGPYSKKGEKIPKTCPEHPERISEGE
- a CDS encoding transglutaminase-like domain-containing protein, whose protein sequence is MNLDLLQHFLEETPLLNMHDATLFALNEKHRWDKADPETRTRQIYEFVRDTIAYGFPKKPFQPASEVLSAGYGMSVSKSILLMALLRYVHMPCRFHGFLIKKEFLRGIPEDSVYKKIPPLLVHAWVEVLLDDRWIILEGATLPKAFIEKQAAKIPFGTGEFNGLGLGVHELDNLLYEWTGKHTYIQRNAILRDYSVFNAPDHYQMVFGNELKKIRTYYPGKRLIKKLNKHLNALHPA
- a CDS encoding HigA family addiction module antitoxin; the encoded protein is MMEKLSNIHPGEILKEEFLKPLNISAYRCAKETKIPQTRISQILKGFRSITADTALRFSAYFGNSAKFWLGLQADYDLEEAKKKKHEIFRQIKSIG
- a CDS encoding ATP-binding protein, whose translation is MLRSRLSNLIQWKNKTERKPLILRGARQVGKTYLLKEFGQKEFPNVHVLNFEEYPTATKIFDKDLNPARILNEIQLFLDGLIHPETDLLIFDEIQHAPNALTSLKYFYEKMPQMAVCAAGSLLGVGLSGESFPVGKVTFLDLCPMNFEEFLLGSGNEQLLNYLKNHSRTEPLPEWLHNRVWELWKHYLITGGLPEVVDTYRQFQDNLYLAFQKVRDVQHDLLDTYMADIAKHSGEINAMHIERLWRNVPAQLARTQDGSAPKFKFKDAIPGFRGYEQLSAPMNWLEKAGLILKTSIIHTAERPLSGQMAENRFKLYLFDVGLLGAMNRLSPAVLYNMEFGRYKGYIAENFVAQELVSMGIKELFCWEGRTSEIEFLLHTLQGIIPVEVKSGINTKAKSLKVFEERYHPEKSIILSSRNVHIAGKRYYLPVYLTRRLINE
- a CDS encoding type IV toxin-antitoxin system AbiEi family antitoxin — encoded protein: MTTRNRTKINSLISEWPNGLVYTQSYLNKLGYNSDLVQHYVRSSWIERVGNGAFKKYHDTVDCLGSLAAVQQQLGKNIHCGGKTSLSLQGISHYIQLNQETVYLFSPVKENLPEWFLNHKKTWRFEFIRTNFLDYSVKDSFTSFERNEYSFKISSNERALLEILYLIPDRQGFDEAIKLMEMLPSLRPTVMQALLNSCTSVKVNRLFMFMAKRLHYPWFDELETDLIHLGSGKRQIIKNGKLDKEFLITVPEEYVND